One stretch of Pyrenophora tritici-repentis strain M4 chromosome 4, whole genome shotgun sequence DNA includes these proteins:
- a CDS encoding DUF2638 domain containing protein has protein sequence MFATKALARQPMIRFLGKRVTPQNIDHTPHVHPASPTNELPSSFKAYRKKAQQHGPLNHIPSVFVGGHIGGSAGRNLGPVEAGKGLYFDRSELPQRFQPASLTLAEMELLESGGASQFA, from the exons ATGTTCGCTACCAAGGCTCTCGCTCGCCAGCCCATGATCCGCTTCCTCGGAAAGCGCGTCACTCCTCAGA ACATTGACCATACCCCGCACGTGCACCCAGCCTCCCCCACCAACGAGCTTCCTTCATCTTTCAAGGCCTACCGCAAGAAGGCACAGCAGCACGGCCCGCTCAACCACATCCCCAGCGTTTTTGTTGGTGGCCACATCGGCGGTTCAGCTGGTAGGAACCTCGGACCCGTCGAGGCCGGAAAAGGTCTTTACTTTGACCGCTCCGAGCTGCCCCAACGCTTCCAGCCCGCATCTTTGACACTGGCCGAGATGGAGCTACTCGAGTCCGGTGGCGCCAGCCAGTTTGCGTAG
- a CDS encoding Med18 domain containing protein yields MHELKLHGQVTFARYEQVLSILAGVAAMQPQRIHERCIVYKPLREPEEPGSNLGRRGGTQTVAQKQAKQAAPVTLYYTKLVQKLSEDDFSVEGTLPQESGKTLSADVKDGEEPVWSFVFNDIPDTGDRGVSIRFTHTTDLLSGDPHAFIIASGPNKFIKEYYIEGYRLIHGNVIISLWRILHEPELRNVQTAPKTTLPIWTGLKLLDPSGAYVLDATVRIEDFNDAAVLEAGVNELKRFQTQMKGCVNLSLPDRLALDTRVKYKPPQIAPTQVRPR; encoded by the exons ATGCACGAGTTGAAACTCCACGGCCAGGTTACTTTTGCCCGCTATGAGCAGGTTCTGAGCATTCTCGCGGGGGTTGCTGCCATGCAGCCCCAGCGCATTCACGAGCGCTGCATCGTCTACAAGCCTCTCCGTGAACCTGAGGAGCCGGGCTCCAATCTCGGCCGTCGTGGCGGCACCCAGACGGTCGCCCAAAAGCAGGCCAAGCAGGCCGCGCCTGTGACTCTGTATTACACCAAGCTGGTCCAGAAGCTGTCCGAAGATGACTTCAGCGTCGAGGGTACCCTGCCGCAAGAGAGCGGTAAGACACTGTCTGCAGACGTAAAAGACGGAGAGGAGCCTGTATGGTCGTTTGTCTTCAATGACATACCAGATACAGGTGATAGAGGCGTGTCGATCCGCTTCACCCACACAACCGACTTGCTGTCCGGCGATCCACATGCTTTTATCATCGCCTCGGGGCCAAACAA GTTCATTAAAGAGTATTACATTGAGGGATACCGTCTCATACACGGCAACGTCATCATATCTCTTTGGCGCATTCTGCACGAGCCAGAATTGCGCAACGTCCAGACTGCACCCAAGACCACTCTTCCAATCTGGACGGGGCTCAAGCTCCTCGACCCCAGTGGCGCATACGTGCTGGATGCTACAGTCCGGATCGAAGATTTCAATGATGCAGCCGTGCTGGAGGCGGGTGTGAATGAGCTTAAGAGATTCCAGACGCAGATGAAGGGCTGCGTGAACTTGTCTTTGCCGGACCGTCTTGCCCTAGATACTCGTGTCAAGTACAAaccccctcagattgctCCTACACAAGTACGACCGCGTTGA
- a CDS encoding HisB, Histidinol phosphatase and related phosphatase, whose protein sequence is MSSRPGLSKRPSSSGKDVSPPPSKRRQQSTTTNKAVANFFTPVSKKEPEKMVWRVVKDSLLVGRFGTAAAQSATKRRRIAAFDFDSTLITSASGRTFSRDASDWKWWDSSVPGRLKELHNDGFLIAIISNQGGISLKPDPKTVKSDQKRLADFKTKVTAVLTQLDLPISIYAATSRDQYRKPRTGMWQELLEDYDVEHADAVDLENSVFVGDAGGREAVVAGSAAKDHSCSDRDFAANVGIPFHTPEEYFRHEEPRSFVRAFEPTAYMEERAEQPKSAIFTKPATPEIVLFCGCPGAGKSSFYWKHLQPFGYARVNQDTLKTPSARVVRLPNTLSNTLRQREKCVKAATAFLQEGTSAVIDNTNADPDTRAVWITLAQKLNVPIRCVLFTAPPKLCEHNDAFRALNIGPESNRESRTILPHIAFSGFASRYREPKSAEGFADIITADFEVRVIRTPTTDEWTCKRIIWVSGT, encoded by the exons ATGTCTTCTCGACCTGGTTTAAGCAAAAGACCGAGCTCTAGCGGCAAAGACGTTTCACCACCTCCTTCGAAGCGGCGACAGCAGTCAACCACAACAA ACAAAGCAGTTGCCAACTTCTTTACACCCGTGTCCAAAAAAGAGCCCGAGAAGATGGTCTGGCGAGTTGTAAAGGACAGTCTGCTAGTCGGGCGCTTTGGCACAGCAGCAGCGCAATCAGCAACGAAGCGTCGACGTATAGCGGCTTTCGACTTCGACTCAACGCTGATCACATCGGCTTCTGGAAGGACGTTCAGCCGCGATGCGAGTGATTGGAAGTGGTGGGACAGTAGCGTTCCAGGACGGCTGAAGGAGCTTCATAACGACGGCTTCCTAATTGCTATCATTAGCAACCAAGGCGGCATCAGTCTAAAACCCGACCCAAAGACTGTCAAGTCTGATCAGAAGCGGCTAGCGGACTTCAAGACCAAGGTTACCGCCGTTCTCACTCAGCTCGACCTTCCAATATCGATATATGCGGCAACAAGCCGAGACCAGTATAGAAAACCCAGAACGGGAATGTGGCAAGAGTTATTGGAAGACTATGATGTTGAGCATGCAGACGCGGTCGACCTAGAAAACTCGGTATTTGTTGGGGATGCCGGTGGGCGCGAAGCAGTGGTGGCTGGCAGTGCTGCAAAGGATCACTCGTGTAGTGACAG AGACTTTGCAGCTAATGTCGGCATACCCTTCCATACGCCAGAGGAGTATTTCCGCCATGAGGAGCCCAGGTCATTCGTAAGAGCGTTTGAGCCAACCGCTTACATGGAAGAGCGTGCTGAACAGCCAAAATCTGCAA TCTTCACGAAACCGGCAACCCCCGAGATCGTCCTGTTCTGTGGCTGTCCAGGTGCAGGGAAATCATCCTTCTACTGGAAACATCTGCAGCCATTTGGCTACGCCCGCGTGAATCAGGACACTCTGAAAACT CCCTCCGCACGTGTTGTGCGACTTCCGAATACTTTGAGTAACACATTGAGACAGCGCGAAAAGTGCGTAAAAGCAGCTACTGCATTCCTACAAGAGGGTACCAGTGCAGTCATCG ACAATACAAATGCCGATCCAGATACACGAGCCGTGTGGATTACATTAGCGCAGAAGCTGAACGTACCGATACGGTGCGTGCTCTTTACTGCGCCACCTAAGCTGTGCGAGCATAATGATGCATTTCGTGCGTTGAACATCGGGCCCGAA TCGAACCGGGAATCTCGCACTATCTTGCCACATATTGCATTCAGTGGCTTCGCTTCGAGATACCGTGAACCTAAATCCGCCGAGGGCTTTGCAGACATCATCACGGCTGACTTTGAGGTACGTGTAATCCGAACCCCAACTACCGACGAGTGGACTTGTAAGCGCATAATATGGGTCTCTGGCACATAA